The genomic window ATTCCAGTGGATGCGGTTCGGCCCGATCGAAGAGAACGAAAGCCGTGGCGGGTAGGTATATGAGACGGTTGGCCCACCCACTTCTGTGACTTCCAACTTAACCTCGTCGTAATATATATACCCCTCGTGCGCAGCCGTATCAAAAATCAGATAGCGCGCCGAGGAGGAACCGTTGAAACGGAAGGAACCGGAATCGACGGAAGCGCCGTTCACAAAGATTTCGTAGCTTGAGGCATAGTCGGTGGTATTGCTGTTGAAGTCCTGTACGACGATCTTCAAATCCAACGGCGTTCCGATAGCGTAACCGCTCGCAATCATCGTGTTGACATCGCTCCCACCACTGTTCGAACCGGCATTCATCCGCTTGAAGACGCCCAGCCCACCGGCCCCATCGGTTCCGATCTGGATGCCGAGATCAATCTCTTGAATGGCGAGACCGGACGCATCCGCCAAACTCAGCGACATCCGTTGGGCATAGGTCGCGCCGACCACATCGACGTCCATCTGCACGGAGAGTTCATAGGTGTTGCCGGCCAGCCAGGAGCCGAAATCGAAGCCGGTACTGCCGTTGGCTGAAAACTCGAACCGGGCATTGGCATTATCAGGAATGGCTGAAAGCCGGTTGCCGGTAATACTGAAATCCGTGGCCGGACGGCTACCGGTGTTGTACCAATACCCCGTCAGGTTGGTTGCGGCCATGCCGCTGACGCGCGATGCAAACTCATAGTTTACACCGTCATTGGCACCGAACCCGGGGTTGGGCGCGTTGCCGCCGGTCACCGTGTAGTCGTCGTAGATGACCACGCCGGGCGAAACCGCGGCATTCGTGACCGACACCGGCTCGCCGATTTCCCCCAGCACGACTTCATGGTACCAGGCTGTGAGTTGCGCCTGCATATCAGAGATTTCGGACTGCAGTCCGGCATCGCCGATCAGGTTGTTCGATTCCTCCTTATCTACTGATAAATCATAAAACTGTGCGTTCGAGCCATCGGGATTGATCAGCAACTTATAGTTCCCGTTGCGCATTGCCAGCTTAGGAGAGGTGGTTGGCGCGCCCGAAACAGAGGCATATTCCCAAAACAGCGGCTTTTGCCGCGCACGGGTAGAGCCGGCGAACACATCACTCATATCCTCCCCGGCAAACGGAGCATTCGGCAATTCAATCCGGGAAAGAGCCGCATAGGTCGGCAACAGGTCGAGTGTTGAAACCGCCGTGGAATCATTCACGATTCCCGCAGGAACCAGCCCGGGACAGCGGATGAAGAACGGTTCGCGGAAACCGCCTTCCCACAAACTGCCCTTACCGCCGCGCAAGCCGCCGTTGCGGTTCAGAATCGCATTAACGGCATCATCCGGGGCTCCATTGTCTCCCACAACCACAACAAGCGTATTGCCCCCTGCTCCCAGATCATCAATCGCCTGCACCAGACGCCCGATCTCCTTATCCAGTTCATTCAACTCCGAAAGGAAAAGCTGCGCGGTGGTATTGCCGGTAATATGATCGAAGTCGCTCTCCTTTCCGGGATCGGTGTTATAGGGCGAGTGGGTGTCGTTATACGGCACATGCACATAAAAGTTTTTGTTCGACTCAACAGCCCGGGCGATGAAGTCGATCGCGGCATCCGTATGCAGGTCGGCACTTTCATGCCACTCCGCCCAGGTGATATCTCCTGGCACATCGGCATTCGCACTGGAGAGTCCATGCCCGATGGGCATCACGCGATCCCCCATACCTTCGAATGCGACAACGGACTCCTGAAACCCGTAGGCCTGCGGAAACGGCGCATGGTTCACATCGCGCCCGCCGCCCATGTGCCATTTCCCGAACTGCCCGGTCATGTAGCCGGCATCGCGGAACAGGCGCGGCGCGGCCACGGTGTAGGGATCCAGCCAGTCGTTCATATTCCGGTTATCGTTTTCCGTTTTGCTGCTCAGGAAGCTGTAAATTGCATAACGCTGCGACTCGATCCCCGTCAGCACGCAGACGCGGTTGATGAAGCGGCCTCTATATTTTTCAATATCCTCCGGCCTGGCGTGGAGCGGCCAGTGGGCGGCGTCGTAGGCGGCATACATGAAAAACGGTTTGTCCTGTTTCCGCGCGTCGTCGATGAACCCGACCGCCTGCCGATCCATCTCCTCCGTCGAATAAAAGCTGCCCGGATCGGGGCAGACCCACGGCTTCCCGTCGAGTTCGTAGATGTCGTGCTTGAAATAATCCACCTTGCCCTCGCGCGTCCAGCTGCGGTCGAAGCCGCGCAGATCAGGCATCACCCCCTTTTTGCGATTGCCGACATGCCACTTGCCGAGCTGGCTGGTGTGGTAGCCTGCCGTCCGCAACACTTCGCCGAGGGTCACGCAGGTATCGAGCAGATGGCCGCTATAGGCCGGCGTTCCCCAGTCGCCCGCCATGTGGCCGATGCCCGCCTGATGCGGATGCAGGCCGGTCAGCAGCGAGGCCCGCGTCGGCATGCAGCGCGCCGAGTTGTAGAATTGTGTAAAGCGGATGCCGCGCTTCGCCAGCCCGTCCAGCACCGGCGTCTCCGCATCGCCGCCGAAGCAGCCGATGTCCGACCAGCCCATGTCGTCCGACAGGATCAAAAGGATATTCGGGCGTCCCGCCGATCGGGCCAAGGCCGATGCAGCCCAGCCGCCCGCAAGCCCCATCATGAAATTGCGTCTTTTCATAACTGCATTTATATTCCAACCCGCTGTAAATGTCATATCCCTTGAATTGGCTACAGCACTCATTCTGTCCCTATCA from Pontiella desulfatans includes these protein-coding regions:
- a CDS encoding sulfatase family protein, which gives rise to MKRRNFMMGLAGGWAASALARSAGRPNILLILSDDMGWSDIGCFGGDAETPVLDGLAKRGIRFTQFYNSARCMPTRASLLTGLHPHQAGIGHMAGDWGTPAYSGHLLDTCVTLGEVLRTAGYHTSQLGKWHVGNRKKGVMPDLRGFDRSWTREGKVDYFKHDIYELDGKPWVCPDPGSFYSTEEMDRQAVGFIDDARKQDKPFFMYAAYDAAHWPLHARPEDIEKYRGRFINRVCVLTGIESQRYAIYSFLSSKTENDNRNMNDWLDPYTVAAPRLFRDAGYMTGQFGKWHMGGGRDVNHAPFPQAYGFQESVVAFEGMGDRVMPIGHGLSSANADVPGDITWAEWHESADLHTDAAIDFIARAVESNKNFYVHVPYNDTHSPYNTDPGKESDFDHITGNTTAQLFLSELNELDKEIGRLVQAIDDLGAGGNTLVVVVGDNGAPDDAVNAILNRNGGLRGGKGSLWEGGFREPFFIRCPGLVPAGIVNDSTAVSTLDLLPTYAALSRIELPNAPFAGEDMSDVFAGSTRARQKPLFWEYASVSGAPTTSPKLAMRNGNYKLLINPDGSNAQFYDLSVDKEESNNLIGDAGLQSEISDMQAQLTAWYHEVVLGEIGEPVSVTNAAVSPGVVIYDDYTVTGGNAPNPGFGANDGVNYEFASRVSGMAATNLTGYWYNTGSRPATDFSITGNRLSAIPDNANARFEFSANGSTGFDFGSWLAGNTYELSVQMDVDVVGATYAQRMSLSLADASGLAIQEIDLGIQIGTDGAGGLGVFKRMNAGSNSGGSDVNTMIASGYAIGTPLDLKIVVQDFNSNTTDYASSYEIFVNGASVDSGSFRFNGSSSARYLIFDTAAHEGYIYYDEVKLEVTEVGGPTVSYTYPPRLSFSSIGPNRIHWNAQPASVYEPQSSTNLIDWISHGLVTNEFGTIQWLQPTDDQGAARFFRLK